A single Gasterosteus aculeatus chromosome 2, fGasAcu3.hap1.1, whole genome shotgun sequence DNA region contains:
- the LOC120829147 gene encoding segment polarity protein dishevelled homolog DVL-1 isoform X11: MAETKIIYHIDEEETPYLVKLSVSPEKVTLADFKNVLNNRPVNSYKFFFKSMDQDFGVVKEEISDDNAKLPCFNGRVVSWLVLAESSHSDGGSQCTESHPELPPPLERTGGIGDSRPPSFHANAVSSRDGLDTETGTESLLSHRRERERERARRRARETELPRINGHSKSERTARDSAMGYDSASVMSSELESSSFVDSEEDENASRLSSSTEQSSSSQLMRRHKRRRRRHKVAKIDRSSSFSSITDSTMSLNIITVTLNMEKYNFLGISIVGQSNDRGDGGIYIGSIMKGGAVAADGRIEPGDMLLQVNDVNFENMSNDDAVRILREIVSKTGPISLTVAKCWDPSPRSYFTIPRAEPVRPIDPAAWISHTTALTGPYPHYGKNNQPSPATHSMKHPFCEFDDLPLSASKTDMATVVKVMQLPDSGLEIRDRMWLKITIANAVIGADVVDWLYSRVEGFKDRRDARKYASSLLKHGYLRHTVNKITFSEQCYYTFGDLCQNMASLNLNEGSSGGGSEQDTLAPLPPTTNPWPLGGQPFPYPPFPSAPPSFPPGYSDPCHSFHSGSAGSQHSEGQS, from the exons ATGGCGGAGACTAAAATAATATACCACATAGACGAGGAGGAGACTCCTTATCTGGTCAAGCTGTCCGTTTCTCCGGAGAAAGTCACCTTAGCggattttaaaaatgtcctcAACAACCGACCGGTCAACAGCTACAAATTCTTCTTCAAATCGATGGACCAGGATTTTGG GGTTGTCAAAGAAGAGATTTCCGACGACAACGCCAAGCTGCCCTGCTTCAACGGGCGAGTAGTGTCCTGG TTGGTCCTGGCAGAGAGTTCCCACTCGGATGGAGGATCTCAGTGCACAGAGAGCCATCCAGAGCTGCCCCCTCCTCTAGAGAGAACAGGGGGCATAGGAGACTCCCGGCCCCCCTCCTTCCA CGCCAATGCGGTGAGCAGCCGCGATGGCCTGGACACCGAGACGGGAACGGAGTCCCTCCTGAGCCAccgcagagagcgagagagagagcgggcgCGGAGGAGAGCCAGAGAAACTGAGC TCCCTCGCATCAACGGTCACTCGAAATCAGAGCGCACCGCCAGGGACTCGGCCATGGGTTACGACAGCGCCTCGGTGATGAGCAGCGAGTTGGAGTCCAGCTCGTTCGTTGACAGCGAGGAAGACGAGAACGCGAGCAG GCTCAGTAGCTCCACAGAACAAAGTTCTTCTTCACAGCTCATGCGCAGACACAAGCGGCGACGGCGGAGACACAAAGTGGCCAAAATAGACCGG TCTTCGTCCTTCAGCAGCATCACAGACTCCACCATGAGCCTCAACATCATCACCGTCACGCTCAACATGG AGAAATACAACTTTCTCGGTATCAGTATTGTGGGTCAAAGTAACGACCGAGGAGACGGCGGCATCTACATCGGCTCCATAATGAAAGGCGGCGCAGTGGCTGCTGATGGGAGAATAGAACCTGGAGATATGCTCCTTCAG GTGAACGATGTAAACTTTGAGAACATGAGCAATGACGACGCAGTGAGGATCTTAAGAGAGATTGTTTCCAAAACTGG TCCCATTAGTCTTACTGTTGCCAAATGCTGGGACCCGTCTCCACGGAGTTACTTCACGATCCCTCGTG CTGAGCCAGTGAGACCCATTGACCCAGCAGCCTGGATTTCACACACCACCGCCCTGACGGGACCTTACCCGCACTATGGTAAAAACAACCAACCATCACCTGCAACACACTCTATGAAGCATCCATTCTGTG AGTTTGACGACTTGCCTCTGTCTGCAAGTAAAACAGACATGGCAACCGTCGTCAAGGTGATGCAGTTGCCCGACTCTGGGCTGGAGATCCGGGACAGGATGTGGTTGAAGATCACCATCGCCAATGCCGTCATTG GTGCTGACGTGGTGGACTGGCTCTACTCCAGAGTCGAGGGATTCAAGGACCGGCGGGACGCGAGGAAGTACGCCAGCAGTCTGCTGAAACACGGCTACCTGAGACACACCGTCAACAAGATCACCTTCTCCGAGCAGTGCTACTACACCTTCGGAGATCTCTGCCAAA ACATGGCGTCGCTTAACTTAAACGAGGGATCCAGCGGCGGAGGCTCGGAGCAGGACACCCTGGCACCGCTGCCTCCCACGACCAACCCCTGGCCTCTGGGCGGGCAGCCGTTCCCCTaccctccctttccctctgcaCCCCCCAGCTTCCCCCCGGGATACTCAGACCCATGCCACAGTTTCCACAGTGGGAGCGCAGGCAGCCAGCACAGCGAGG GTCAATCATGA
- the LOC120829147 gene encoding segment polarity protein dishevelled homolog DVL-1 isoform X12 codes for MAETKIIYHIDEEETPYLVKLSVSPEKVTLADFKNVLNNRPVNSYKFFFKSMDQDFGVVKEEISDDNAKLPCFNGRVVSWLVLAESSHSDGGSQCTESHPELPPPLERTGGIGDSRPPSFHANAVSSRDGLDTETGTESLLSHRRERERERARRRARETELPRINGHSKSERTARDSAMGYDSASVMSSELESSSFVDSEEDENASSSSTEQSSSSQLMRRHKRRRRRHKVAKIDRSSSFSSITDSTMSLNIITVTLNMEKYNFLGISIVGQSNDRGDGGIYIGSIMKGGAVAADGRIEPGDMLLQVNDVNFENMSNDDAVRILREIVSKTGPISLTVAKCWDPSPRSYFTIPRAEPVRPIDPAAWISHTTALTGPYPHYGKNNQPSPATHSMKHPFCEFDDLPLSASKTDMATVVKVMQLPDSGLEIRDRMWLKITIANAVIGADVVDWLYSRVEGFKDRRDARKYASSLLKHGYLRHTVNKITFSEQCYYTFGDLCQNMASLNLNEGSSGGGSEQDTLAPLPPTTNPWPLGGQPFPYPPFPSAPPSFPPGYSDPCHSFHSGSAGSQHSEGQS; via the exons ATGGCGGAGACTAAAATAATATACCACATAGACGAGGAGGAGACTCCTTATCTGGTCAAGCTGTCCGTTTCTCCGGAGAAAGTCACCTTAGCggattttaaaaatgtcctcAACAACCGACCGGTCAACAGCTACAAATTCTTCTTCAAATCGATGGACCAGGATTTTGG GGTTGTCAAAGAAGAGATTTCCGACGACAACGCCAAGCTGCCCTGCTTCAACGGGCGAGTAGTGTCCTGG TTGGTCCTGGCAGAGAGTTCCCACTCGGATGGAGGATCTCAGTGCACAGAGAGCCATCCAGAGCTGCCCCCTCCTCTAGAGAGAACAGGGGGCATAGGAGACTCCCGGCCCCCCTCCTTCCA CGCCAATGCGGTGAGCAGCCGCGATGGCCTGGACACCGAGACGGGAACGGAGTCCCTCCTGAGCCAccgcagagagcgagagagagagcgggcgCGGAGGAGAGCCAGAGAAACTGAGC TCCCTCGCATCAACGGTCACTCGAAATCAGAGCGCACCGCCAGGGACTCGGCCATGGGTTACGACAGCGCCTCGGTGATGAGCAGCGAGTTGGAGTCCAGCTCGTTCGTTGACAGCGAGGAAGACGAGAACGCGAGCAG TAGCTCCACAGAACAAAGTTCTTCTTCACAGCTCATGCGCAGACACAAGCGGCGACGGCGGAGACACAAAGTGGCCAAAATAGACCGG TCTTCGTCCTTCAGCAGCATCACAGACTCCACCATGAGCCTCAACATCATCACCGTCACGCTCAACATGG AGAAATACAACTTTCTCGGTATCAGTATTGTGGGTCAAAGTAACGACCGAGGAGACGGCGGCATCTACATCGGCTCCATAATGAAAGGCGGCGCAGTGGCTGCTGATGGGAGAATAGAACCTGGAGATATGCTCCTTCAG GTGAACGATGTAAACTTTGAGAACATGAGCAATGACGACGCAGTGAGGATCTTAAGAGAGATTGTTTCCAAAACTGG TCCCATTAGTCTTACTGTTGCCAAATGCTGGGACCCGTCTCCACGGAGTTACTTCACGATCCCTCGTG CTGAGCCAGTGAGACCCATTGACCCAGCAGCCTGGATTTCACACACCACCGCCCTGACGGGACCTTACCCGCACTATGGTAAAAACAACCAACCATCACCTGCAACACACTCTATGAAGCATCCATTCTGTG AGTTTGACGACTTGCCTCTGTCTGCAAGTAAAACAGACATGGCAACCGTCGTCAAGGTGATGCAGTTGCCCGACTCTGGGCTGGAGATCCGGGACAGGATGTGGTTGAAGATCACCATCGCCAATGCCGTCATTG GTGCTGACGTGGTGGACTGGCTCTACTCCAGAGTCGAGGGATTCAAGGACCGGCGGGACGCGAGGAAGTACGCCAGCAGTCTGCTGAAACACGGCTACCTGAGACACACCGTCAACAAGATCACCTTCTCCGAGCAGTGCTACTACACCTTCGGAGATCTCTGCCAAA ACATGGCGTCGCTTAACTTAAACGAGGGATCCAGCGGCGGAGGCTCGGAGCAGGACACCCTGGCACCGCTGCCTCCCACGACCAACCCCTGGCCTCTGGGCGGGCAGCCGTTCCCCTaccctccctttccctctgcaCCCCCCAGCTTCCCCCCGGGATACTCAGACCCATGCCACAGTTTCCACAGTGGGAGCGCAGGCAGCCAGCACAGCGAGG GTCAATCATGA
- the LOC120829147 gene encoding segment polarity protein dishevelled homolog DVL-1 isoform X9, which translates to MAETKIIYHIDEEETPYLVKLSVSPEKVTLADFKNVLNNRPVNSYKFFFKSMDQDFGVVKEEISDDNAKLPCFNGRVVSWLVLAESSHSDGGSQCTESHPELPPPLERTGGIGDSRPPSFHANAVSSRDGLDTETGTESLLSHRRERERERARRRARETELPRINGHSKSERTARDSAMGYDSASVMSSELESSSFVDSEEDENASRLSSSTEQSSSSQLMRRHKRRRRRHKVAKIDRSSSFSSITDSTMSLNIITVTLNMEKYNFLGISIVGQSNDRGDGGIYIGSIMKGGAVAADGRIEPGDMLLQVNDVNFENMSNDDAVRILREIVSKTGPISLTVAKCWDPSPRSYFTIPRAEPVRPIDPAAWISHTTALTGPYPHYGKNNQPSPATHSMKHPFCGNYDNLTTFKHLKMSFCQYFSDSSPMPEFDDLPLSASKTDMATVVKVMQLPDSGLEIRDRMWLKITIANAVIGADVVDWLYSRVEGFKDRRDARKYASSLLKHGYLRHTVNKITFSEQCYYTFGDLCQNMASLNLNEGSSGGGSEQDTLAPLPPTTNPWPLGGQPFPYPPFPSAPPSFPPGYSDPCHSFHSGSAGSQHSEGQS; encoded by the exons ATGGCGGAGACTAAAATAATATACCACATAGACGAGGAGGAGACTCCTTATCTGGTCAAGCTGTCCGTTTCTCCGGAGAAAGTCACCTTAGCggattttaaaaatgtcctcAACAACCGACCGGTCAACAGCTACAAATTCTTCTTCAAATCGATGGACCAGGATTTTGG GGTTGTCAAAGAAGAGATTTCCGACGACAACGCCAAGCTGCCCTGCTTCAACGGGCGAGTAGTGTCCTGG TTGGTCCTGGCAGAGAGTTCCCACTCGGATGGAGGATCTCAGTGCACAGAGAGCCATCCAGAGCTGCCCCCTCCTCTAGAGAGAACAGGGGGCATAGGAGACTCCCGGCCCCCCTCCTTCCA CGCCAATGCGGTGAGCAGCCGCGATGGCCTGGACACCGAGACGGGAACGGAGTCCCTCCTGAGCCAccgcagagagcgagagagagagcgggcgCGGAGGAGAGCCAGAGAAACTGAGC TCCCTCGCATCAACGGTCACTCGAAATCAGAGCGCACCGCCAGGGACTCGGCCATGGGTTACGACAGCGCCTCGGTGATGAGCAGCGAGTTGGAGTCCAGCTCGTTCGTTGACAGCGAGGAAGACGAGAACGCGAGCAG GCTCAGTAGCTCCACAGAACAAAGTTCTTCTTCACAGCTCATGCGCAGACACAAGCGGCGACGGCGGAGACACAAAGTGGCCAAAATAGACCGG TCTTCGTCCTTCAGCAGCATCACAGACTCCACCATGAGCCTCAACATCATCACCGTCACGCTCAACATGG AGAAATACAACTTTCTCGGTATCAGTATTGTGGGTCAAAGTAACGACCGAGGAGACGGCGGCATCTACATCGGCTCCATAATGAAAGGCGGCGCAGTGGCTGCTGATGGGAGAATAGAACCTGGAGATATGCTCCTTCAG GTGAACGATGTAAACTTTGAGAACATGAGCAATGACGACGCAGTGAGGATCTTAAGAGAGATTGTTTCCAAAACTGG TCCCATTAGTCTTACTGTTGCCAAATGCTGGGACCCGTCTCCACGGAGTTACTTCACGATCCCTCGTG CTGAGCCAGTGAGACCCATTGACCCAGCAGCCTGGATTTCACACACCACCGCCCTGACGGGACCTTACCCGCACTATGGTAAAAACAACCAACCATCACCTGCAACACACTCTATGAAGCATCCATTCTGTGGTAATTATGATAACCTtacaacatttaaacatttgaaaatgtccttttgtcAATATTTCTCTGACTCCTCTCCCATGCCAGAGTTTGACGACTTGCCTCTGTCTGCAAGTAAAACAGACATGGCAACCGTCGTCAAGGTGATGCAGTTGCCCGACTCTGGGCTGGAGATCCGGGACAGGATGTGGTTGAAGATCACCATCGCCAATGCCGTCATTG GTGCTGACGTGGTGGACTGGCTCTACTCCAGAGTCGAGGGATTCAAGGACCGGCGGGACGCGAGGAAGTACGCCAGCAGTCTGCTGAAACACGGCTACCTGAGACACACCGTCAACAAGATCACCTTCTCCGAGCAGTGCTACTACACCTTCGGAGATCTCTGCCAAA ACATGGCGTCGCTTAACTTAAACGAGGGATCCAGCGGCGGAGGCTCGGAGCAGGACACCCTGGCACCGCTGCCTCCCACGACCAACCCCTGGCCTCTGGGCGGGCAGCCGTTCCCCTaccctccctttccctctgcaCCCCCCAGCTTCCCCCCGGGATACTCAGACCCATGCCACAGTTTCCACAGTGGGAGCGCAGGCAGCCAGCACAGCGAGG GTCAATCATGA